Proteins encoded within one genomic window of Candidatus Nezhaarchaeota archaeon:
- a CDS encoding protein-L-isoaspartate(D-aspartate) O-methyltransferase: protein MRERLEEQRRIAIQRLIELGVIKRKIVADALLRVPREEFIPEAYRDSAYVDSPIPIGYGQTTSALHMVAWMCEAAELKPGDKVLEIGGGCGYMAAVYAEIVAPRDSEVKGHVYTIEIIGGLANKARETLRRLGYHDRVTVIHGDGTLGYRDAAPYDAIIVTAAAPGVPKPLKEQLKIGGRLVIPIGSPYYTQELTLVRRVDEEKYEEVELGGCVFVPLRGKYGWAGD, encoded by the coding sequence ATGCGTGAAAGGCTTGAGGAGCAGAGGAGGATAGCAATACAGAGACTTATAGAGCTTGGTGTCATAAAGAGGAAGATAGTGGCTGATGCACTGTTAAGAGTGCCTCGTGAGGAATTCATCCCCGAAGCTTATCGTGACTCTGCTTATGTGGACAGTCCAATACCTATAGGATATGGTCAGACGACATCCGCTCTACACATGGTTGCATGGATGTGTGAGGCTGCCGAGCTCAAACCTGGGGATAAAGTCCTTGAAATAGGCGGTGGATGCGGCTACATGGCGGCTGTCTATGCAGAGATAGTGGCGCCAAGAGATAGCGAAGTTAAAGGGCATGTCTATACGATCGAGATAATAGGGGGACTAGCTAACAAGGCTAGGGAGACTTTGAGGAGGTTAGGCTATCATGATAGGGTTACAGTGATCCATGGCGATGGAACGCTTGGATATCGTGATGCAGCCCCCTACGATGCCATTATAGTAACAGCAGCAGCACCAGGAGTTCCTAAGCCGTTAAAGGAGCAGCTTAAGATTGGTGGCAGACTGGTCATACCCATAGGATCTCCATACTACACCCAGGAGTTAACGTTAGTGAGACGTGTAGATGAGGAGAAGTACGAGGAAGTGGAGCTAGGTGGCTGTGTCTTCGTCCCATTGAGAGGAAAGTATGGATGGGCCGGGGATTAA
- a CDS encoding class I SAM-dependent methyltransferase family protein: MGRGLMVAKTLAVIVAREKGEVVRRYLASIGALNHSLKIKSLNRKLAIPLSRQLSKIEEEGLSRICEIEVIEENFEERPCKPKSVLEWLSNKMPPHLLASVPRSWDLIGDIAIVEVPDELLGYEKLIAEAILAVHKNVKSVYAKASPVSGNFRIRGLRLLGGEDKSVTIHKELGAKFYVNVKNVYFSPRLATERKRIAELVRDGEVVLDMFSGVGPFAIQIALRRNVLVHAIELNPIAYECLKRNIELNKVQEKVIPHLGDAKEVIEKELVSKVDRVIMNLPESSLKFIDSALKALRGKGVLHVYVFEEEPEPIKKAEEKVMREVEGRGWTVSKKLFTRLVKQVAPRRWQVVVDLEVRRSS, encoded by the coding sequence ATGGGCCGGGGATTAATGGTGGCAAAGACCTTGGCAGTCATCGTAGCGAGAGAGAAAGGAGAGGTAGTAAGAAGGTATTTAGCTTCCATAGGCGCTTTGAATCATAGCTTAAAGATTAAGTCCTTGAATCGTAAGTTAGCCATACCGTTATCCAGACAACTGTCGAAGATAGAGGAAGAAGGTCTAAGCAGGATATGTGAGATTGAAGTAATAGAGGAAAATTTCGAGGAAAGACCGTGTAAGCCCAAGTCGGTACTTGAATGGCTTAGCAATAAGATGCCTCCTCACTTGCTGGCCTCTGTTCCCAGGTCTTGGGATCTAATAGGTGATATAGCAATAGTAGAGGTCCCCGATGAACTTCTTGGGTATGAGAAGCTTATAGCTGAAGCAATCCTAGCTGTACATAAGAACGTTAAGAGCGTTTACGCAAAGGCAAGCCCCGTAAGTGGAAATTTCAGGATAAGAGGTCTTAGGCTACTGGGAGGTGAGGACAAGAGCGTTACCATTCACAAGGAGCTTGGAGCAAAATTCTATGTTAACGTAAAGAACGTTTACTTCAGTCCTAGATTAGCAACTGAAAGAAAGAGGATAGCCGAGTTAGTTCGAGATGGTGAAGTTGTACTTGACATGTTCTCAGGAGTAGGACCATTCGCCATTCAGATAGCTTTAAGAAGAAATGTCCTAGTTCATGCGATAGAGCTTAACCCCATAGCCTACGAATGTCTCAAGAGGAACATAGAGTTGAACAAGGTTCAGGAGAAGGTCATACCACATCTTGGAGATGCGAAGGAGGTTATTGAAAAAGAGCTTGTAAGTAAAGTTGATAGGGTCATCATGAATTTACCAGAGAGCTCTTTGAAGTTCATAGATTCTGCCCTTAAAGCTCTACGAGGAAAAGGTGTTCTTCACGTCTACGTGTTTGAGGAAGAGCCTGAGCCAATTAAAAAAGCAGAGGAAAAGGTGATGAGGGAAGTAGAGGGAAGAGGATGGACTGTTTCGAAGAAGTTGTTCACGAGACTCGTAAAACAAGTTGCCCCGAGACGGTGGCAAGTAGTTGTTGATCTTGAAGTTCGAAGGTCCTCATAA
- a CDS encoding DNA-directed RNA polymerase subunit H: MLKKKFTILDHELVPKHILLTKEERKQLLEQLKIRPEQLPWIRASDPVAKLIGAKPGDIVKIIRKSPTAGETIAYRFVVP, encoded by the coding sequence ATGTTGAAGAAGAAGTTCACGATTTTAGACCACGAATTAGTTCCAAAACACATTCTTCTGACTAAGGAAGAGAGGAAGCAGTTGTTAGAACAGCTTAAAATTAGGCCAGAACAATTGCCATGGATAAGAGCTTCTGACCCGGTTGCCAAGTTAATAGGCGCAAAGCCTGGAGACATAGTTAAGATCATAAGGAAGAGTCCAACCGCGGGAGAGACAATAGCTTACAGGTTTGTCGTCCCGTGA